The genomic interval CCGTGGTGGCGTAGAGCAGCGGTAGCGTCCGCTTTGAATGTAAGCCTATACCAGCCGGCTCTGCTCCAGAGCGGCTTCGATGAAGCTTGCGAATAGCGGATGCGGCTCCAGCGGCCGGCTCTTCAGTTCCGGGTGGTACTGCACACCGATGAACCAGGGATGGTCGGCATATTCGATCGTTTCGGGCAGAACGCCATCCGGCGACGTGCCGGAGAACACCAGCCCGCAGGACTCGAGCTTGTCGCGATAGCCGAAATTCACCTCGTAGCGATGGCGGTGGCGTTCCGAGATTTCGGTCGTGCCGTAAATCTCGGCAATCTTGGTCTCCGCGCCAAGGTGGGCCTTGTAGGCGCCGAGCCGCATCGTGCCGCCGAGATCATCGCTGTCGGACCGCTTCTCCAGCGTGTTGCCCTTGACCCATTCGGTCATCAGGCCGACGACCGGCTCGCTGGCATTGCGATCGAATTCCGTGGACGAGGCATCCTTGATGCCGGCCAGATTGCGCGCCGCCTCGATCACGGCCATCTGCATGCCGAAGCAGATACCGAAATACGGGACCTTGTGGGTGCGGGCGAAGCGGGCCGCCTGGATCTTGCCTTCCGAACCGCGCTCGCCGAAGCCGCCCGGCACCAGAATGCCATGGACCTTTTCGAGATAGGGGGACGGGTCCTCCTTCTCGAAAATTTCCGACTCGATCCATTCGAGGTTGACCTTGACCCGATTGGCGACGCCGCCGTGATGCAGCGCCTCGATCAGCGATTTATAGGCGTCCTTCAACCCGGTATATTTGCCGACGATGGCGATCGTTACCTCGCCTTCCGGGGTGCGGATGCGTTCGCTGACTTTTTTCCACGCATCCATGCGCGGCACGGGCGCCGGGTCGATGCCGAAGGCGTGCAGCACCTCGTCGTCCAGCCCTTCGTGGTGATAGGCGAGCGGAACGTCATAGATATTGGCGACATCGAGCGCTTGGATGACGGCGGATTCGCGCACATTGCAGAACAGCGAGAGCTTGCGGCGCTCGGCCTCGGGAATTTCCCGATCGGCGCGCACCAGCAGGATATCGGGATGAATGCCGAGCGCCTGCAACTCCTTGACAGAATGCTGGGTCGGCTTGGTCTTCAATTCGCCCGCCGCCGGGATATAGGGCATCAGCGTCAGGTGAACATAGACGGCGTTGCCGCGCGGCAGATCGTTGCCGAGCTGGCGGATCGCTTCCATGAACGGCATCGCCTCGATATCGCCGACCGTGCCGCCGATCTCGCACAGCACGAAATCGAAATCCTCATTGCCCTCGAGCACGAAGTCCTTGATCTCGTTGGTGACGTGCGGGATCACCTGGACGGTCGCGCCGAGATAGTCGCCGCGGCGTTCCTTGTCGAGAATGTTCTTGTAGATGCGGCCGGTGGTGATGTTGTCGGTCTTGGTCGCCGAGCGGCCGGTGAACCGCTCGTAGTGACCAAGGTCGAGGTCGGTCTCCGCCCCGTCATCGGTGACGAACACCTCGCCGTGCTGGGTCGGGCTCATCGTGCCCGGATCGACATTGAGATAGGGATCGAGCTTCCTGAGCCGGACCCGATAGCCCCGTGACTGCAGCAATGCACCGAGTGCTGCCGCGGCAATGCCTTTTCCGAGGGAGGAAACCACGCCGCCTGTGATGAAAATATATCGCGCCATGGGCTTATTCCGATACCGTTTTCAAACCGATTCTGCCAGAGCCTTTACGCAAAAAAGCCCATGCATCCCCGGTCGATTGTCACAACAATGCCGCATCGCCGACGCTTGCGCGCGACGAGCGGCCCAAAGAAATGCCGGCGGGAGGCCCGCCGGCTGATGTCAGTTCGAGTTCGGCGATTAGTCGCCGGTGGGAACGCCGGTGGCGTTCGAATCCTGCGCCGGGGTGCTGACGGCCGGAGCCGAAGAACCTTCGCTGCCGCTCGGAACGCCGCTCTCATTGGGCGCATCCGGCGTCGTGGTCACGGAACCGCCAAGCTGGTTGAGGATGCCCTGCCCATCGGTTTCGGCGTTTTGTTCGATCCGGTCGAGAATATCCGACGGATTGCCCTGGTAACGGGCGAGAATGCCGAGACCGAGCGAGGTCACGAAAAACAGCGTTGCGAGAATGGCCGTGGTGCGCGTCAGCGCATTGGCCGTGCCGCGCGCGGTCATGAAACCGGAACCACCGCCGATGCCGAGCCCGCCGCCTTCAGACCTCTGGATGAGGATCACACCGGCCAGCGCAACGACGATTATCAGGTGAATTACGATCAATACCGTCTGCATGAATGTCCAATCCGGCCCCGCCTTGAAGGTCCGGGCCCGCTAGAATAACTGGCGTCTCTCTACATGAGGCCGGCCAGCAATCCAACCCCTTTTTCTGGCCGTTTTCGGCCCGATCCGCCGTCGATTCCTACTTTGCCGAGGACAAGATATCCTCATAGGCCTGATAGATGGCGAGGAAATCGGCCGCTTTCAAGCTGGCGCCGCCGATCAGCGCGCCGTTGACATTGGCGACACTCAGCAGTTCGCGGGCGTTTGCCGGCTTCACCGAGCCGCCATAGAGAAGCCGGATTTTCTCGCCCGCCGCGCCGAAACGCTCGACCAGATCCGCGCGCATGGCGGCATGAACCTCGGCCACCTGCTCCGGGCCCGGCGTCTGACCGGTTCCGATCGCCCAGATCGGCTCATAGGCGATGATCGTGTTGTCTGCGGTGGCATCGTCCGGCATGGATTCAAACAGCTGCGTCTTCAACACTTCCATGGTGCGGCCGGCGGCATGCTCCTCACGGCTTTCGCCGATGCAGACGATTGCGGTCAGGCCCTGATCATAGGCCGCGCGCGCCTTGGTGGAAACGGTGCGGTTGGTTTCGTGATGCTCGGCGCGCCGTTCCGAATGGCCGACGATGACATGGGTGGCGAGGCAGTCCTTGATCATCTCCGCCGAGATATCGCCGGTATGGGCCCCGGAGCGCGCCTTTTCATGGCAGTCCTGGCCGCCGATCAGCAGTCGCGTGTCTTCCGTCAGCGTGGTCGCGACGTAAAGCAGCGTGGCCGGCGGGCAGATCAGCGCATCGACCTTGTCGGCGAGCCCGCCGCTCACCCCTTCGGCGATGGCCCGGATCTGAGCCAGCGAGTCGCGGGTTCCGTTCATCTTCCAGTTACCGGCGACCATGGGGCGTATTGCGGCAGTCATCTTCGTCTTTCTCCCATTCATTGCTTCAAGGCCGGCCCGGCCGGCAAAGGTTTTCCCTTGTCGTCCGTTTTGCGCGCGCCGTCAAAGGGCGTTTTGCCGCCCGCAGTTTGACAGAAGGCCCGATCAAGGCTTTATAGGGCGCATCACACTATCCACACCCTTATAGCGAGAATCTGGCGCGGCATCGCTTCGCGACCAAAACTTTGCCAGAATAGCAGGGTGATTCGCCGCAACGCGTCGATTATGGCGCAAACCGATCTTTACAGGCTGCCCGACCCTATGGACAACAGCAAAGACCTCTTCGCCGATCTTGGCGGCAGCAAGGCCGAAACCGATACCACGCAGCCCGAGCGCGCCAGCGCCAGCAAGCCGAGGAAATCCGCGCCCGCTTCGGTGGAAAACGCCGACTATGGCGCATCCTCGATCCGCGTACTCGAAGGGCTGGAGCCGGTGCGCATGCGCCCTGGCATGTATATCGGCGGCACCGATGAAAAGGCGCTGCATCATCTGTTTGCGGAAGTCATCGACAACTCGATGGACGAGGCGGTCGCCGGCCATGCCGATTTCATCGACGTCCATCTCGACGCCGAGGGGTTCCTGACGGTTACCGACAACGGTCGTGGCATTCCGGTGGAAAACCATCCGCAGGTGCCCGGTAAGTCGACGCTTGAAGTGATCATGACCAAGCTCCATGCCGGCGGCAAGTTCGACGGCAAGGCCTATGAGACCTCCGGCGGCCTGCACGGCGTCGGCGTCTCGGTGGTCAACGCGCTGTCCGATCTGCTGGAGGTCGAGATCGCCCGCGACCGGCGGCTCTACCGGCTTTCCTTCTCGCGCGGCGTGCCGCAGGGCGAGCTTGAGGATTGCGGCCCGACCCAGAACCGGCGCGGCACCAAGATCCGGTTTCATCCCGATGCCGAAATCTTCGGGCCGCGCGCGAAGTTCGATCCGGCCCGTATCTTCCGGATGTCGCGCTCCAAGGCTTACCTGTTCGGCGGCGTCAAGATCCGCTGGTCCTGCGACCCCTCGCTGGTCGAAGGCAAGGAGGACCTGCCGGAAAAGGCCGAGTTCCATTTCCCCGGCGGGCTGAAGGACTACCTCGCCGCCACCATCGGCAAGGACTTCACCGTCACCCGCGAGATTTTCGCCGGCAAGAACGAGAAGACCGGCGGCCACGGCGCTGTCGAATGGGCGGTGGCCTGGTATGGCGGCGACCCGAATGTCCACTCCTACTGTAACACCATCCCGACGCCCGAGGGCGGCACGCACGAGGCCGGCCTGCGCCAAGCGCTGATGCGCGGGCTGAAGAACTATGCCGAGATGATCGGCAACAAGCGCGGCGCGCAGATCACCACGGACGACGTGATGATTTCGGCCGTCGGCATGCTCTCCGTCTTCATCCGCGAGCCGGAATTCGTCGGCCAGACCAAGGACAGGCTGGCGACCGTCGAGGCGCAGAGGATCGTCGAAAACGCACTGCGCGATCCCTTCGACCTTTATCTCTCCGCCAATCCGGCGGAAGCGGAAAAGCTGCTCGACTGGGTGGTCGAACGCTCCGAGGAGCGGTTGCGCCGGCGCAAGGAGCGTGAGGTCAACCGCAAGACCGCGGTCAAGAAACTGCGCCTGCCCGGCAAGCTTGCCGACTGTTCGCAGAACACGGCGGCTGGCGCGGAGCTGTTTCTGGTCGAGGGCGATTCGGCCGGCGGCTCCGCCAAGCAGGCGCGCAACCGTGCCAATCAGGCGATCCTGCCGCTTCGGGGCAAGATCCTGAATGTGGCGAGCGCCGGGCGCGACAAGTTTTCGTCCAACCAGTTGCTTGCCGACCTGATCCAGGCGCTTGGCTGCGGCACGCGGACGAAATACCGCGAGGAAGACCTGCGCTACGAACGCATCGTGATCATGACCGATGCGGACGTCGACGGCGCGCACATCGCCTCGCTGCTGATCACCTTCTTCTATACCGAGATGCCGGAGTTGATCCGGCAGGGCCACCTCTATCTGGCAGTGCCCCCGCTCTACAAGCTTTCCCAGGGCGGCAAGACCGCCTATGCCCGCGATGACGCCCATCGCGAAGAGCTGATGAAGACCATGTTTTCAGGTCGCGGCAAGGTCGAGATCAGCCGCTTCAAGGGGCTTGGCGAAATGCTGCCGGCCCAGCTCAAGGAAACCACGATGGACCCGAAGAAGCGCACGCTTCTGCGCGTCGATATCGATGAGATCGATTTCGAAGGCACCAAGGCCGCCGTGGAGGACCTGATGGGCACCAAGGCGGAAGCCCGTTTCCGCTTCATCCAGGAAAACGCGGCGTTTGCGGAGAATCTGGATATCTGACGAGGAGCGCCGGCCCGGAGACGTTTTCACGGGGCCGGTGTCATACGGCTGATAACGAGCGAGGGCACTACCTCAATGACGGTCAACTCCCGCCGTCTCACACGAGGTGCTGCCATGAAATCCCTGCTTTCCGCCACTGCCCTTATCGCCGTGCTCGCCGCCGGCGCCCACGCCGCCGAGATCGGCGAGACAATTGCCGTCGACTGCCCCATCAACGACTGCGATGCCCCCGTCAGCCTGACATTCGCCGGTGAATTCGCCATCGATACCGGCACCATGGTCGACGGCGTCGAGTTCGGCGGGATTTCCGGGATCGATTGCGATGCCGCAACCGGCCGTTACGTCGCGATCTCCGACGACCGTTCCCAGAAGGCCCCCGCCCGATTCTACGAACTCGACATCCGCTCCAGCGCCGACGGCATCGAAGATGTCTCCGTTGTGCGGACCGTTACGCTGAAGGACGAGGACGGATCGCCCTTCGCGGAGAAGACGGTCGACCCGGAGCAGATCCGCCTGTTCGGCGACAATCTGATCTGGTCGAGCGAGGGCGACGGCAAGGCGATGATCGCGCCGTTCGTGCGCATCACATCGACCGATGGCGATTTCGTGCGCGCGTTCACCCTGCCGGAAGGCTTTGCGCCGAGCGAGGACCATGCCACCGGCATCCGCAACAACAATGCCTTCGAGAGCATTGCTGTGCTGCCCGAAGGCGATGTGCTGGTGGCCAATGAGGCAGCGCTCTATCAGGACGGCCCCGCCTCATCTCTGACCACGGCGAGCCCTTCCCGGATCGTGCGCTACGATGCCGAAACCGGCGAGCCGATGGCGCAGTATATCTACATGATCGACCCGATTCCCCACGCGCCGGTCGATGGCGGCGCATGGAACGACAACGGCCTCTCCGACATGATGCCGCTCGACGACACCCGTCTTCTGGTTTCCGAGCGCAGCTTCGCCGAAAACCGCGGCTTCACCATCCGGATCTTCATGATCGATCTCGACGGCGCGACCGATGTTTCGGCCATCGCGTCGCTTGCCGACAGCGAGGAAACCATCGTGCCGGTCGCCAAGACCCAGATCCTCGATCTCGGCGCCATCGGCCTTGCGCCGGACAATATCGAGGCAATGACGATCGGCCGGTCGGAAGACGGAACGCCGCTCCTGCTGCTGGCCTCGGACAACAATTTCAACGCCGAACAGAAGACCCAGTTCCTGGCCTTCCGGATCGAAAGCCTGCCCGGTCTGAACCGCTAAGACGGCCCTTGCAAAATCAAGGAGGCGGGGCCGCGTCACCGTGAAACGCGGCCCCACGATCTGCTCGGGAAGGCACTGGGTGCAAGATTACTGTTAAGGTTAATTATATGTTGAAGAAACACGGCGTTAGAGACGAAACTCAATCCATGGTACCAACGCGTTAAACCAGTTTCTCCGCAAACTCCATGATTGAGCCGGCTTCCGTGCTTGTCGGGCATGGATACGCTCTCTATAGTCTGTGCCAGACAAAAAAGAAAAGCTCTGTGAAACAATGACTTCGCGCCGAAACTTCATCATCGCCTCCGCCGCCGGTCTGGCCGGCGCGACCGGTCTTGCCAGGGCCGAAACCCGACCGGGAACGATCACCCGCAATCTGCCCGGCGTCGCGCTGGAGGCTGAGCCTGTCGGCCGCGATGGCTTTGCGCTGGCGCTCGGCGGCGGCGCGGCCAAGGCCTTTGCCCATATCCCCTATCTCCAGAGCCTGGATGAACTCGGCATCAAGCCGAGAGAGATGACCGGCACGTCGATGGGTTCGATCATCGGCGCGCTCTACGCCAGCGGTATGAGCGGCGACGAAATCCGGGAATATGCCGTCGACTTGCTGACCCAGCGCCAGTCGCTGCTGAAGCGCCTGCTGATCGATACCGGCGAAACCTGGGGCTCGCTGTTCAACCTGTTCCGCCCGGCGGTGATCGAGCCGGAGGTGCTGTTTGCGGCGCTGCTGCCTGCGGACCTGCCCGCCGATTTCGCCGGGCTGGAGATACCGCTCGCGATCGTCGCGACCGACTTTTACGAACAGAACGAATATGTGATGCGGGACGGTCCGCTGCTGTCGGCGATCGCCGCGTCCTCCGCCCTGCCCGTTCTGCTGACCCCGGTCAAACGCGACGGCCGGGTGCTGATTGATGGCGGCTTCGTGAACCCGACGCCCTTCGACCTTCTCGACGCCGACCGCTACATCACCATCGGCATCGACGTGACCGGATCGACGATCGAGAATGACGGCAGCATTCCGGGGTCGTTCGAGACCTGGGCCGGGTCGTTTTCCATCACCGAGCACTCGATCGTGGTGGAAAAACTCAAAAACGCGGCGCCGGACCTTTTCGTGGCGCCGAATGTCGGGCGTTATCAGCCTCTGGATTTCTTCAACATCGAGACGATCCTTTCGACCGTTGACAAGGATCAGGATGCCTTCAAGCGGCAGATGGAAGAGCTCTCAGAGCAGAACAGATAAGGACGGGTCAGCCGCAATGCAGACGGAAACGCCGACAACCGCGCGCTGGTTCTCAATCAGCCTTTTTTCGCTCGCGCTCGGCCTGGCGTTCTTCGCCGCGTCCCTGACACCATCGCTGATCCCGCGGGCATGGCCGTTGCAGGCCGTGCTGGCCGGCCTCGTGATGGCGCTTGGCTACATGATCGGGCGGTTCTTCGTGGCGCTGTGGCGCGGATTGCAGATCCCCGAGCCGCGCGGCCGCTGGCGCGCCATCAGCCTGGCGGTGGTGAACGCCGCGGCCCTCATCCTTCTCGTCTATTGCCTGTCGATGATGACCGAATGGCAGAATTCGGTGCGCTCCCGGGTCAACATGGAGCTGCTGGAAGGCAGCACGGTGCTCGGCATCCTCGCCGTCGGGCTTGCCGTCTTCATCGTGCTGTTCCTGATCGGCGCCCTGTTTCAGAAGGCGTTCGATATCGTCCGGCTGCGGCTTTACCGGGTGATGTCGCCGCGCGCGGCCAATCTGGCCGGCGTCGTCATCGTGCTGCTGGTCGTGCTCGTGGCCAGCCGCGACTGGGTGGTGCCGGCGATCTTCGATTTCCTCGATGAGAGCTACGAGACCGCGCAGGACCTGTTCGAAACCGCCCCGCCGGCCCCCACCGATTCCTTTATCGCCGGAGGCCCCGGCTCTCTGGCGAGCTGGGAGGCGATGGGCCAGCCCGGCCGCAACTTCGTCACCAGCGCGCCGTCCGCCGAGGATATCGAAACCTTCACCGGCCGCCCGGCCGAACGCCCGATCCGCGTCTATGTCGGCCGGTCGCAGGCCGACGAGCCGCAGGAACGCGCCAGGATCGCGCTTGAGGAAATGCAGCGCCTCGGAGCGTTTGACCGCGCCTATCTGATGATCGCGAGCCCGACCGGCACCGGCTGGCTTGATCCCGGCGCCCACGATACGTTCGAATACATGCATAATGGCGATGTCGCGACGGTCGCGGTTCAGTATTCCTTCCTGCAATCGCCGCTGGCGCTGATCTTCGAAACCGACACCGGCCTCGAACAGGCCACCGCGACGATGGAAGAGGTTTATCGCTACTGGCGCACCCTGCCGGAAGACAGCCGTCCGGAACTCTACATGCATGGAATCAGTCTCGGCGCATGGTCGTCGATGTATTCCTTCAACGTTTTCCAGATGCTGGACGTGCCGGTTGCCGGCGCGGTCTGGGCCGGGCCGCCCTTCCCGTCCTATCTCTGGCGCCACACCGTCGCAGCGCGCAATACCGGCACGCCTTACGTGCTGCCGGTGATCGACAACAGCGCCGTCGTCCGCTTTTCCTCGCAGTTCAGAAAGCCGCAGGCGGAAGGCGATAACTGGGGCAGAGTGCGGATCAACTTCCTGCAATATGCCTCTGATCCGATTGTGTTTTTCGAACCCAATGCGAGCTTCATCGAACCGGAATGGATGCGCGAGCCGCCAGCGCCCGATGTTTCGCCCTATCTGCGGTTCGTGCCCGTGGTCACCCAGTTCCAGCTTGCGCTCGACATGGCGCTTTCGAAGGCGTTGCCGGCCGGCTTCGGTCACAACTACCTCGCCCGCGACTATATCGACGCCTGGGTCGCCGTTTCCCGTCCGCAGGACTGGTCGCCGGCGCGCACGACAGCGCTGAAACAGATCTGCAATCTGGGCAAGGATACCGGCTGCGCGGTGCAATAGGCCGCGCGGCAACTGCCGTTTCTCACGGAAATGCGTGTTTTCCGCCACACTCGCCGCATCAAGTGACCCGATCCCGGGATTGTGATCACGCGCCGCTATGAAGCGGCAATCCGGTCGGATAAAAGCCGTAATCGATATACAAATCACCAATACAAGAGGCTTGAATGCTCGTTGATAAAACGATGTCGCGCCGGACATTTCTTCTCGGCGCCGTTTCGACCACCGCTGTGCTTGCAGGCTGCGTCAGCCAGCGCGATATCACCCCGGTCGCCCCGCCCTCCCCGCGCGTCCAGGACACCCCTTACACGGTCGCCGAGCTCGATGCCATGTATGGTCCGGTTGAGGACAACGGCTACCTGATTCCGGCCGTGCCCTACCAGCAGATCGATCCGATGTATTATCGCCAGCGCGTGAAGGATCCGACCGGCGAAGTGCCCGGCACCGTTGTCGTCGACACCCCCAACCGCTTCCTCTATCTGGTGGAAGAAAACGGCACCGCCATGCGTTATGGCGTCGGCATCGGTCGCGCCGGCTTCTCCTGGGGCGGCAATGGCGTGATCAAGTGGAAGCAGGAATGGCCGAAATGGTTCCCGCCGGCAGAAATGATCGAGCGCGACCCCAAGCTCAAGGAATATTCCGAAGCCAATGGCGGCATGCCGGCCGGGCTGATGAACCCGCTCGGCGCGCGCGCCCTCTATATCTTCGAAAATGGCAAGGACACGCTCTACCGCGTCCACGGCAATCCGGACTGGACGTCCATTGGCAAGGCGGTCTCCTCCGGCTGCATCCGCATGCTGAACCAGGATGTCATCGACCTTTACAACCGGGTCGACAACCTGCCGACGCCGATCGTCGTTTATCAGTGAATTGCATCGGCACCGGATTTCCGGCAGGGCTATCGCATATGGCGTAGCAGCTTGCTCCCATTACTCTCTCCCGCTGGCGGGAGAGATGCCCCGACAGGGGCAGTGAGGGTGGTGCAGTGCTTCAGATCGTGAGAGCGCTCGCGGTGATAGGCTCCCCCCTCACTGTCGCTGTCGCGACATCTCTCCCCTCCGGGGCGAGAAGATTGGGGGGCTATGCGACAAAGTCATATGCGATAGTCCCCGGTTTTCCGGGGGCCTCTGTCATAGCCCGTTACCGGGCGTCGTAGGTTTCCCGTGACGCCTCAATCCTGCCGATATTGTCCCGCACCCAGTCGCCAAGACGCAGCACCGGCTCGCTCAGCGAAAGTCCGAGCTCGGTAAGGGCATATTCCACCTGCGGCGGACTGGTCGGATAGGTGGTTCGGCTGATCAGCCCGTCCCGCTCCAGCGCCTTCAGCACCCGCGTCAGCATCTGCTGGGAAATCCCGTCGATCGTGCGCTTCAGCACGCTGAACCGGCACGGCCCGTCAATCAGCACGATGATGATCAGCATCGACCATTTGTCGCCCACGCGCTGCAGGATGGGCGCGACATTTCGACACCGTTCCAGAACATGTCTGGTTTCGGGCCTTGTTTCGGGCTTTGTTTCGGGCTTTGATCCCGTATTAGTCATCTCGATGTGACCTGGTTCCAAGAAATTGCGTTCTTGCATGAAGGTATGCGGTCATTTAATTTTAGCAAGTCATTTTTTGTGACCTTCATGGTCGCGTTCCTCCCCGGAAATGACACCCATTAAGGGTTTTGAATTTGAAGACCGGCGCGCCCGCGCCGGCAAGGAGAATGATTGTGAAACTGAACATCATCATCGGCAGCACCCGTCCCGGCCGCGTCAGCCCCAAGATCGCGAAATGGGTCGAAAGCGCTGCCCGCGCGCATGGCAAATTCGAGGTCGAGCTGGTCGATCTCGTCGATTTCAACCTGCCTCTGCTCGATGAAGCGGCGCATCCGCGCATGCAGAAATACGAACATGAACACAGCAAGAAATGGAGCGCCAGCGTTCAGGCGGCCGACGCCTTCGTCTTCGTCACGCCGGAATACGACTATTTTCCGCCGGCAGCATTGATCAACGCCATCCAGGCGCTTTCGCTGGAATGGGGCTACAAGCCGGCCGGCGTCGTTAGCTATGGCGGCATTTCGGGCGGCCTTCGCTCCGCGCAGGAACTTCGCACGCTGCTCGGCAATCTCAATGCCCATGCTATCCCGCAGGTCGTTCCGGTTCCGCTGTTTCCCAAATTCATCAGCGAAGACGGCGTATTCACGCCCAATGACGAAATGAACGCGGGCGCCAAGGGCATGCTCGATGAATTGTTCAAATGGGCCGGGCCGCTGGCGACGATCCGCAGCGCCGGCTGATTCGGCTCCGGCGTGATTGCGGTCCGCATCCACAACGACCGCAAACGCGAAAATCGCAGAAATTTCACGAACCCGAAGCATATCCGTCATAAATGACGTGGATAGCCGCGCCCGCCGCTTGAAACCGGCGGGCGTTTTGTCATTCTGCAGCCCGACGGAGACCCGGTTGGAGGAATGACGCATGGACATTCGCCGCATGAAAGTCTGGCTGCTTGGCTCCGATGAGCCCCTGCCGTTCGATCCCCGACAGAGCCAGCCCGATTGCCTCTGTCTTCCCGTTGCCGGCGAGAGAGACCTTGCCGGCCGCGTCGCCTCGCTTCGCAATCTGCTGCCGTCGCTGCCGATCTTCCTGATCTGCGAACCAATCTCCAAGGCCTATAACATCGCGGACTTCTCCGAGGCCGCGAAATGCGCGCCGGACGGCATCATCCTGCGCGGCGTCGAAAGCGCCGCCCGAATACAAATGGCAGAGACGCTGCTGAGGGTCGCCGAGGCCCGCGAAGGTCTGACCGAGAACGCGATCGCCCTGATCGCGATGATCGGCGACAATGGCGGCGGCCTGCTGAACGCCCGCCACTTCATCCACAAGCTCGGCCGCCTGATCGCGCTCGGCTATGATGCCGAGCCGCTGGGCGGCGAAACGGCGGACAGCGATATCGCCCGCCACGGCGCTGTCGCAACCATGCTGGCGGCACGCAATCTCGGCATACCGGCAATTGATTTCTCCGGCCCGGGCAGCGCCACCGCGGCCTTCAAAACCGCCTGCCACCAGTCCGCGCGCACCGGCTTTACCGGCAAGCTGACCGGCAATCCCGACCATATCGGCATCATCAAACACGCCTTTGGCGCCGCCTGACCTCGGCCGGCAGGTTCGTGTAATCCACCGTGAGCACACCCGAGGCGAAGACGTCGGGAGCCCGCAGCGCCCCTGAATTGCCTCAGCCGCGCCGTGGACGCTTCATCTGGAAAGGCGTGCCGCACTCGGCATAGTCCAGATAGCCCATGCGACCGACAGGGCGGATCCTGGCCATATCGAGAAGACCATTCTCGCCGATTGCTTCATCGCGGATGTGGATGCCGACCACCTGGCCGAACACCAACCTGCTTTCGGTCGGGAACCGATCAAGCGTCGGAGCCGCCATCATCCGGGTCACGCGGCACTCAAGCGCCGCATAGGCTTCGCCCACGAAGGCAGCGTCCACCAATTGCCCGTTCACGGCGGTCAGGCCGGCCGCCTCGAACTCGCTCTCGCCGCGCGGCAGGCTGGCGGAGGTTATGTTCATCTGTTCGGCGAGGTCGCGGCTCACGAGACTGGCGGTGAAGACGCCGGTCTCCTCGATATTGGTAAAGCTGTCCTTGACCGTGTCGGAGGAAAACATCACCACCGGCGGCGCGGACGAGACCGCGTTGAAAAACGAATAGGGCGCGAGATTGTCCTTGCCGTCCCGGCCGCGCGAGCCGATCCACCCGATCGGCCGCGGCGCGACGATCGCCTTGA from Martelella mediterranea DSM 17316 carries:
- a CDS encoding CTP synthase; this encodes MARYIFITGGVVSSLGKGIAAAALGALLQSRGYRVRLRKLDPYLNVDPGTMSPTQHGEVFVTDDGAETDLDLGHYERFTGRSATKTDNITTGRIYKNILDKERRGDYLGATVQVIPHVTNEIKDFVLEGNEDFDFVLCEIGGTVGDIEAMPFMEAIRQLGNDLPRGNAVYVHLTLMPYIPAAGELKTKPTQHSVKELQALGIHPDILLVRADREIPEAERRKLSLFCNVRESAVIQALDVANIYDVPLAYHHEGLDDEVLHAFGIDPAPVPRMDAWKKVSERIRTPEGEVTIAIVGKYTGLKDAYKSLIEALHHGGVANRVKVNLEWIESEIFEKEDPSPYLEKVHGILVPGGFGERGSEGKIQAARFARTHKVPYFGICFGMQMAVIEAARNLAGIKDASSTEFDRNASEPVVGLMTEWVKGNTLEKRSDSDDLGGTMRLGAYKAHLGAETKIAEIYGTTEISERHRHRYEVNFGYRDKLESCGLVFSGTSPDGVLPETIEYADHPWFIGVQYHPELKSRPLEPHPLFASFIEAALEQSRLV
- the secG gene encoding preprotein translocase subunit SecG, which translates into the protein MQTVLIVIHLIIVVALAGVILIQRSEGGGLGIGGGSGFMTARGTANALTRTTAILATLFFVTSLGLGILARYQGNPSDILDRIEQNAETDGQGILNQLGGSVTTTPDAPNESGVPSGSEGSSAPAVSTPAQDSNATGVPTGD
- the tpiA gene encoding triose-phosphate isomerase; the encoded protein is MTAAIRPMVAGNWKMNGTRDSLAQIRAIAEGVSGGLADKVDALICPPATLLYVATTLTEDTRLLIGGQDCHEKARSGAHTGDISAEMIKDCLATHVIVGHSERRAEHHETNRTVSTKARAAYDQGLTAIVCIGESREEHAAGRTMEVLKTQLFESMPDDATADNTIIAYEPIWAIGTGQTPGPEQVAEVHAAMRADLVERFGAAGEKIRLLYGGSVKPANARELLSVANVNGALIGGASLKAADFLAIYQAYEDILSSAK
- the parE gene encoding DNA topoisomerase IV subunit B, with amino-acid sequence MDNSKDLFADLGGSKAETDTTQPERASASKPRKSAPASVENADYGASSIRVLEGLEPVRMRPGMYIGGTDEKALHHLFAEVIDNSMDEAVAGHADFIDVHLDAEGFLTVTDNGRGIPVENHPQVPGKSTLEVIMTKLHAGGKFDGKAYETSGGLHGVGVSVVNALSDLLEVEIARDRRLYRLSFSRGVPQGELEDCGPTQNRRGTKIRFHPDAEIFGPRAKFDPARIFRMSRSKAYLFGGVKIRWSCDPSLVEGKEDLPEKAEFHFPGGLKDYLAATIGKDFTVTREIFAGKNEKTGGHGAVEWAVAWYGGDPNVHSYCNTIPTPEGGTHEAGLRQALMRGLKNYAEMIGNKRGAQITTDDVMISAVGMLSVFIREPEFVGQTKDRLATVEAQRIVENALRDPFDLYLSANPAEAEKLLDWVVERSEERLRRRKEREVNRKTAVKKLRLPGKLADCSQNTAAGAELFLVEGDSAGGSAKQARNRANQAILPLRGKILNVASAGRDKFSSNQLLADLIQALGCGTRTKYREEDLRYERIVIMTDADVDGAHIASLLITFFYTEMPELIRQGHLYLAVPPLYKLSQGGKTAYARDDAHREELMKTMFSGRGKVEISRFKGLGEMLPAQLKETTMDPKKRTLLRVDIDEIDFEGTKAAVEDLMGTKAEARFRFIQENAAFAENLDI
- a CDS encoding esterase-like activity of phytase family protein, translated to MKSLLSATALIAVLAAGAHAAEIGETIAVDCPINDCDAPVSLTFAGEFAIDTGTMVDGVEFGGISGIDCDAATGRYVAISDDRSQKAPARFYELDIRSSADGIEDVSVVRTVTLKDEDGSPFAEKTVDPEQIRLFGDNLIWSSEGDGKAMIAPFVRITSTDGDFVRAFTLPEGFAPSEDHATGIRNNNAFESIAVLPEGDVLVANEAALYQDGPASSLTTASPSRIVRYDAETGEPMAQYIYMIDPIPHAPVDGGAWNDNGLSDMMPLDDTRLLVSERSFAENRGFTIRIFMIDLDGATDVSAIASLADSEETIVPVAKTQILDLGAIGLAPDNIEAMTIGRSEDGTPLLLLASDNNFNAEQKTQFLAFRIESLPGLNR